The region AACACAGGAATGACGATCCGTTCACCGGCGGCAAGGCGCGGGCTCAGCAAATGGTTGACATCCATGACCCAGCGGATGAACTCATCAGGCGGCATATTGTGCTCCTGCTCGTACTGTTTCGCCAGCCCCCAAAGCGTGTCGCCAGGAGCGACCGTGATTGCCACGTATTCTTTTTTGTCAATTGGACTGCCGGCATAGACGAACCCCGCCAGCATGAGCGCAAACAAAAATGAAAACAGAAAGTAATGCAGCAACGTTTTCCCCATTTCTCCCACCCTTTTCCAGAATATTTGTTCGCTTGCTTTCATTATAGCCAAGAACATTTGTTTGTGTCAATAAAAAATTCGAACTTATGTTTGTTTTTTCATCTTCCGCATGGTATAATGAAGGCAAACGATGTGGCGAGAGGTGTTAAAGAATGACGAAACTATCGAAACGGCAACAGCAAATTTTAGAGTTTATTAAACAGGAAGTAAAAACAAAAGGCTATCCTCCATCGGTGCGGGAAATTGGGGAAGCGGTTGGACTGGCGTCAAGTTCGACGGTCCACGGGCATCTTGCGCGTCTAGAAAGCAAAGGGTACATCCGCCGCGACCCGACGAAGCCGCGCGCCATTGAAATTTTGGACAACGACATGGCCAAGGAGAGAGAAAAAGAGGAGATCATCTCGGTGCCGATCATCGGCAAGGTGACGGCCGGCCAGCCCATTACAGCGGTGGAAAACATCGAAGGCTACTTTCCGCTGCCGAAGCGGCTCGCCGCCGGTGAAGAGCAGCTGTTTATGCTTGAGGTGATGGGCGACAGCATGATCGAAGCCGGCATTTTAGACGGCGACTACGTCATCGTCCGCCAGCAGTCATCGGCCAACAACGGCGATATCGTCGTCGCCATGACGGAAGACAACGAGGCGACAGTGAAACGGTTTTTCAAGGAAAAAGATCATATCCGCCTGCAGCCGGAA is a window of Geobacillus kaustophilus DNA encoding:
- the lexA gene encoding transcriptional repressor LexA, giving the protein MTKLSKRQQQILEFIKQEVKTKGYPPSVREIGEAVGLASSSTVHGHLARLESKGYIRRDPTKPRAIEILDNDMAKEREKEEIISVPIIGKVTAGQPITAVENIEGYFPLPKRLAAGEEQLFMLEVMGDSMIEAGILDGDYVIVRQQSSANNGDIVVAMTEDNEATVKRFFKEKDHIRLQPENAHLEPIIVRDCTILGKVIGVYRLFD
- the yneA gene encoding cell division suppressor protein YneA — encoded protein: MGKTLLHYFLFSFLFALMLAGFVYAGSPIDKKEYVAITVAPGDTLWGLAKQYEQEHNMPPDEFIRWVMDVNHLLSPRLAAGERIVIPVLKSKQGGSVAVNQ